The following are from one region of the Nicotiana tabacum cultivar K326 chromosome 3, ASM71507v2, whole genome shotgun sequence genome:
- the LOC107798889 gene encoding proteasome subunit beta type-1-like encodes MTKQQANWSPYDNNGGTCVAVAGADYCVIAADTRMSTGYNILTRDYSKIIKLADKCVLASSGFQADVRALQKVLAARHLIYQHQHNKQMSCPAMGQLLSNTLYYKRFFPYYSFNVLGGLDNEGKGCVFTYDAVGSYERVGYSSQGSGSTLIMPFLDNQLKSPSPLLLPAKDAVTPLSESEAIDLVKTCFASATERDIYTGDRLEIVVLNADGIRREEMDLRKD; translated from the exons ATGACGAAGCAGCAAGCTAACTGGTCTCCTTATGACAACAATGGCGG AACGTGCGTGGCAGTAGCAGGAGCAGATTACTGTGTAATTGCAGCAGATACTCGCATGTCCACTGGCTACAACATTCTTACTCGCGATTACTCCAAGATCATTAAACT AGCGGATAAATGTGTGCTGGCGTCTTCAGGATTTCAAGCTGACGTGAGAGCTTTGCAAAAGGTTTTGGCAGCTAGGCATCTG ATCTACCAGCATCAGCACAATAAGCAGATGAGCTGTCCAGCTATGGGCCAGCTGCTTTCAAACACGCTATACTACAAACGTTTCTTCCCCTACTATTCGTTCAATGTTCTAGGTGGCCTTGACAATGAAG GAAAGGGATGTGTCTTCACATATGATGCTGTTGGATCATATGAGAGGGTTGGCTACAGCTCTCAAGGTTCTGGTTCAACTCTGATCATGCCTTTCCTGGACAACCAACTGAAGTCTCCCAGCCCTCTCTTGCTGCCTGCCAAG GATGCTGTTACTCCACTTTCCGAATCAGAAGCCATTGATTTAGTTAAGACATGTTTCGCTTCAGCAACAGAAAGGGATATATACACT GGTGACAGGCTGGAGATAGTCGTATTAAATGCTGATGGCATTCGTAGGGAAGAAATGGATCTGAGGAAAGATTAA